DNA sequence from the Candidatus Eisenbacteria bacterium genome:
GGTACGACGGTGAACAAGGCCTTGCGGCTGCTCGGCACTCCCCGCACTTATGAAGAAGTGCTGACGCTCCGCGCCGGGCCGCGCCCGTTCGGCGACGTGCGGGTCGGCGTTTCGACGACGCTTCTGCGCGCGCAGCTCATCGCCTCGTTGCGCACGGGCCTGTGGGTCGCGGCCCTCTCGACCGTCGCCGCCATGCTGCTCGCGCTGCTGCTGGCGCAGATCCTCGCCGCGCGCGTGAAGGCGATCGAGCGCGGGCTCGAACGCTTCCGCAAGGGCGAGTTCGGATACCGCCTCGCGGTCGAGGGCAAGGACGAGATCGCACTGCTCGCATCGTCGATCAACGCGCTCGGCGAACGCCTCGAATCGGCGCGCAACCGGGCTTCCGACGGCGAAGCCGCGCGCGACGAGCTGCTGGCCGCCACCGGCCACCTCTCGGTGTGGGCGAAGGTCGCTTCGGGGCTCGCGCACGAGATGGCCGATCCGCTGAACGCGGCCGCGCTGCACCTCGGACATCTGAAGCGCAAGCTCAAGGAACCTCACACCGAAGCCGGTCGGCATCTGCGCGTGCTCGAGGAAGAGCTCAAGCGACTCGAGGGCGTCGTGCTGGGCTTTCGCCGTTTCGCGATGCTCGGCGAGGTGCAGAACGGCTGGTTCGACCTGCGCGAGCTGCTCGACGAGATCGCGCGGCGCGCGCGCGAGGATCGAGTCGACCCGCGCATCGAGGTGCGCATCGAACACGACGGAACACCCTCGCGCTTCTGGGGCGATCGCGCGCTGCTGCGGCAGGCGATCGCGAATCTGGTCGGCAATGCCGAGCAGGCCATGCCGGGCGGCGGCACCATCACGGTGCGCGGTGCGCGCTCCGGCTCCGGGATCTCGGTGGTGGTGGCGGACGAAGGGGTCGGGATTCCAGCCGACCTCCAGGCCCGCGTCTTCGATCTCTACTTCTCGACCCGCGCCGAAGGCTCGGGCATCGGGCTCGCGGTCGTGCAGCAGGTGATCGCACTGCACGGGGGAAAGGTGTCTCTGCGTTCGACTCCGGGTGAGGGCACCGAGATCCGCATCGAACTCCCGGTGCGCCAGCCCGAACGCGTGGAGGTCGCATGAGCGTGTTGAGACGCGCGGTGTTGCTGGGCGGAATCGCGACGCTCGCGCTCGGTGCAACCGGCTGCGCGATGATGCCGTGGCGCCGCGCGCCCGAGCCCCGGCGCGTGCAGGTCGCGACCTGGAGCGACTCGACCGACTCCACCCGCGCGACTTCCGATTCGCTGGCGGCCGGGCCCGACAGCCTGCTCGCGCAACATCCGCTCGGGCTGCCCGCACCGCGCAAGAACAAGCCGAAGCCGCCGCGCAACTCGGCGACGGCTGATTCGATCGAGCGCGAGACCGAGAAGATCGCCGCGGTCGAGACCGTGATGTCGGCGGAGGACCGGCAGAAGACCACCGCCCGCGTGGTCGCCGACACCTCGTTCGCCGGCGACGCGGCGCGCAAGTGCGGCGGACGCACGCTGCTGCCGGATCAGGAGACGGTGTTCGATGCGGTGCGCAGCATGCTCGTGCAGACCCGCACCGCGCTGCAGAGCGGCGAGCTGTGGCGCGCCGAACAGCTGGCGCGCAAGGCGCGACAGTTGGCGAGTTCTCTCGACTGCCCGTAGCGTTGGCACGTGATGAACGAGGGCCGGCCATTCGACGAGGCGGGCGAGCCGCGTGCCGCCGAGCACACTGGTGTGCTGCTGGGGCGAATCCGTGCCGGCGATGCGCGTGCGCGCGAAGCGCTGTTCGCACGCTACCTGCCGATCCTGCGCCGCTGGGCGCATCAACGCCTGCCGCGACGCGCGCGTGACCTGAGCGACACCGACGATCTCGTGCAGGTGACGCTGGTGCGCGCGTTCCGCCGCATCGAGACCTTCGAGCACCGCGGCGAAGGAGCGTTCCTGGCATACCTGCGCCACATCCTCGTCAACGTGATTCGCGACGAATTGCGGCGCGCCGACGTACGACCGGTGCGCGAGGGACTCGACGACTCGCTGCCGAGTCGTACGCCGTCTCCGGTCGAGGAGGTGATGGGCCGCGAACGGCTCGAGCGTTTCGAACGTGCGCTGGAGACCCTGAGTCCCGAACACCGGGAGGCCGTGATCCTGCGCATCGAGTTCGGCTTCTCGCATCAGCAGGTGGCCGAAGCGATCGGAAAGCCGACCGCGAATGCGGCGCGCATGACGGTGTCGCGGGCGTTGCTCGAACTGGCGAGGACCATGAATGCGTGACGACGCGACCGAACAGCGCCTGCTCGAGCTGGCCGGGCGCATCGCCGACGGCACGCCGATCGACTGGGCCGATCCGGTGACGTCCGATCCATCGCTCGCCGCCGAAGCCGACACGCTGCGATCACTCGAGGCGATGGCCGCGCAGCTGCGCGACGACGACGGTGCCGCGCCGCACGCCGCACCGCTCACGGCCGGCGAGCTTCCGCAGCGACTCGACGGATTCACCATCGAGCGCGAAATCGGCCGCGGTGGCATGGGGGTGGTCTATCTGGCCGAAGACCAGGCGCTCGGCCGCCGGGTCGCGATCAAGCGGCTGCCGCCCGAGGTCGCGCTCGATCCCGAGCGACTGGAGCGCGTCGAGCGTGAAGCGCGGCTGCTCGCCTCGCTCAACCATCCGAACATCGCCACGATTCACGAACTGCGCCGCGACGCCCGCGGCATCCCGTTTCTGGTGCTCGAGTACGTGGCCGGCGCGACGCTGGCGGAGCGACTGGGCGAGGGCCGGCTGTCGCTCGCGGACGCGCTCGAGATCGCGGCGCAGATCGCGGCCGCGCTCGCCGCCGCGCACGAAGACGGTGTGATTCATCGTGATCTCAAGCCCGGCAACGTCATCCTCGGACCGCATGGTCGCGTGAAAGTGCTCGACTTCGGGCTCGCACGGCGGCGCGCCGCGGTCGCGGCGCCGCGCGGAGTGCTGGGTGTCGCCGGCACCTGGGCGTACGTGAGTCCCGAGTGTCTCGACGGCAGCGAGGACCATCGCGCCGACGTCTTCGCGTTCGGCTGCGTCCTCTATGAGTGCCTCACCGGAAGCCGCGCCTTCGAGGGCCGCTCGGCGGAGGAAGTCATGGCGGCGGTGCGCGATCGCGAGCCCGACTTGTCGCGGCTGCCGCCCGAAACGCCGGACGCGATCCGACAACTGATCTCCGCGTGCCTCGAAAAGGACCCCGCGCGACGCCTGTCGGACATCGGCATTGTGAGCGCCACGCTGTCCGGCGCACGCAAGGCGCCGGGCCGCGCGGGCGGCACCGTGGACGGCGCTCCTCGCGTGCTCACGCAGTTCATCGGACGCGAGCGCGAACTCGACGAGTGCCGACTCGCGCTTCGAGACGGCGCGCTCGTGACGCTCACCGGTGCGGGCGGCAGCGGCAAGACTCGGCTCGCGCTGCAGCTCGCCGAACGCGAGCGAGCCCGCTTCGCGGCCGGCGTGTGGTTCGTGGATCTTGCGCCGCTCGCCGAAGCGGCGCGCGTGATCCAGGCGATCGCGACGACCCTCGGCGTCAAAGACGAGGGCGAGGCGTCGCTGCTCGAACGCGTACTCGAGCGTCTCCGCGGTGCGCCGACGCTTCTCATCCTCGACAATTGCGAGCATCTGCGCGAGGGCGTGGCGGAGTTCGCGCGCGCCGCCCTTGCGAGTCTCCCCGAGCTGCGGCTGCTCTGCACCAGTCGCGCGGCACTCGAGCTGGCCGCCGAGCGCGTGCAGCCGCTCGAACCGCTCGCGATTCCCGAGGCGAGCGAACTCGACGACCCGGTTGCGGTCGCTTGCAGCGAGGCCGTGCGGTTGTTCCTCGATCGGGCGGCACTCGCCGATCCGGGCTTTCCCGCCGACGCGGCGACGCTCGCCGCGGTCGGTCGCATCTGCCGACAGGTCGAAGGACTGCCGCTCGCGATCGAGCTGGCGGCCGCGCGCGCACGGG
Encoded proteins:
- a CDS encoding HAMP domain-containing protein, whose amino-acid sequence is THAAAHQVSLLASRAAAEGGASAIRDDRALRALFDAANAGDPTIFDLAVFDAQGLALAHSDTARIGETYPVRPRLAELQSGTTVNKALRLLGTPRTYEEVLTLRAGPRPFGDVRVGVSTTLLRAQLIASLRTGLWVAALSTVAAMLLALLLAQILAARVKAIERGLERFRKGEFGYRLAVEGKDEIALLASSINALGERLESARNRASDGEAARDELLAATGHLSVWAKVASGLAHEMADPLNAAALHLGHLKRKLKEPHTEAGRHLRVLEEELKRLEGVVLGFRRFAMLGEVQNGWFDLRELLDEIARRAREDRVDPRIEVRIEHDGTPSRFWGDRALLRQAIANLVGNAEQAMPGGGTITVRGARSGSGISVVVADEGVGIPADLQARVFDLYFSTRAEGSGIGLAVVQQVIALHGGKVSLRSTPGEGTEIRIELPVRQPERVEVA
- a CDS encoding sigma-70 family RNA polymerase sigma factor; translated protein: MMNEGRPFDEAGEPRAAEHTGVLLGRIRAGDARAREALFARYLPILRRWAHQRLPRRARDLSDTDDLVQVTLVRAFRRIETFEHRGEGAFLAYLRHILVNVIRDELRRADVRPVREGLDDSLPSRTPSPVEEVMGRERLERFERALETLSPEHREAVILRIEFGFSHQQVAEAIGKPTANAARMTVSRALLELARTMNA
- a CDS encoding protein kinase, translated to MRDDATEQRLLELAGRIADGTPIDWADPVTSDPSLAAEADTLRSLEAMAAQLRDDDGAAPHAAPLTAGELPQRLDGFTIEREIGRGGMGVVYLAEDQALGRRVAIKRLPPEVALDPERLERVEREARLLASLNHPNIATIHELRRDARGIPFLVLEYVAGATLAERLGEGRLSLADALEIAAQIAAALAAAHEDGVIHRDLKPGNVILGPHGRVKVLDFGLARRRAAVAAPRGVLGVAGTWAYVSPECLDGSEDHRADVFAFGCVLYECLTGSRAFEGRSAEEVMAAVRDREPDLSRLPPETPDAIRQLISACLEKDPARRLSDIGIVSATLSGARKAPGRAGGTVDGAPRVLTQFIGRERELDECRLALRDGALVTLTGAGGSGKTRLALQLAERERARFAAGVWFVDLAPLAEAARVIQAIATTLGVKDEGEASLLERVLERLRGAPTLLILDNCEHLREGVAEFARAALASLPELRLLCTSRAALELAAERVQPLEPLAIPEASELDDPVAVACSEAVRLFLDRAALADPGFPADAATLAAVGRICRQVEGLPLAIELAAARARVLSAAEIATRLDRQLQLLSGASDPANHRHATMRATIAWSTDQLEAQERSGFEILAVFAGGWDLDAVAEVCGVTGEFDALDLITRLADKSLVVVERRHGEGSRYRLLEPIRQYALEKLSERGARAGAQARHLAHFAALSERVGPLVRTTQMAPALTRLARDHENLLAALVSAETLPGGAEAALRIIGSIHVMWATAGLLGAGEQAIRRALAHPDSHAMPGLRAGALAALGYLLLNRQLSNRTELSHLYEEALELFRRAGDEKGMARSLTSLAGEAYRDDDRPLARARLEQAREHFRTAGDGAGLAQISNNLGVMSWAEDDFAAALESIQEARDLQRAAGDVGLESIANMNLALLHLRLGQLDRAHEELTHVLHLYAYLKDSTGSAAASLRAIGEYLEARGEPRAAARLFGAVEAIHSALGSQTRDPIYQRGQEAALARIRALLGDATLEAELVEGRELSVEHAFRFARESFEKHA